The following is a genomic window from Leptolyngbya sp. FACHB-261.
TCGATGACCAAGAGGGTCAGCCCCGAAGCCCGCAACTTTTGCAAAAAGTGAGCCAACTGAGCCGTTTCTGCTGCGTTCATGCCAGCTGCTGGTTCATCGAGCAGCAGCAGACGCGGCTCTAGCGCCAAGGCCCGAGCAATTTCTACCCGGCGCTGCTCGCCATAGGCCAGTGCGCCAGCTTCGCTATCTGCCAGGTCTGCCATGCCTAGTTGCTCTAGCAAAGCCTGGGCTTGCGCTCGTGACTGACGCTCAATCTGAGATCTTCCCGGCAACAGCCAGCTCAGTCCCTCGCGCTGGTGCAGATGCCGCCCCAGAACTACATTCTCCAAAACGCTGAGTTCTTCAAATAGGCGAATATTTTGGAAGGTCCGTCCGACCCCCAAGGCAGCAACCTGATGGGGAGCACAGTGATTCAGGCTTTGACCGGCTAGAGCTACCGCGCCGCTGCTGGCTGCCAGTTGGCCGCCGATGATATTCAGCAGCGTGGTTTTACCCGCACCGTTAGGGCCAATTAGACCCGCAATCTGCCCTACCCCAACTTCAAACGAAACCTCGTTAAGTGCCAGTAGCCCCCCAAACCGTCGCGTGATCTGCTTGACGGAGAGCAGGTTAACTGAGCCTATCGCACTCAAGCCACTCATGGATGCTGTTCCCTCTTTTTAGGCAAGCGCCAAAGCTGCTGCCAGAAGCGCGGATCAGCTAGTCCCCGGGGCAAGTAAATAATCGCCAGCATCAAGATCAAACCGTTGACAACATCTCGCTGCTCCTTGAGAAAGCGCAGCAGCTCAGGCAAGCTGGTCAGCAAGCCTGCGCCAACTAACGGCCCTGCCCAGTGGGTTGTCCCTCCTAACACGGCCCAAGCCAGGATATTCACCGCTTGCGAGAAACTGTAGTTAGCCGGCTCGATCACGCGCACCACCGGTACGCTCAAGGCACCGGCCCCTGCAGCAATCGCCGCTCCTAGGACAAAGGCCAGTAATTTATACCGTACAACTGCAATACCAAGGGCAGCGGCAGCAGCTTCATCTTGACGGATTGAAGCCAAAATCCGTCCCAATTGTGAGCGCTGCAAGCGCATGAAAAAATAGAGCAATACGCATAGATAAGCCAGCAATTCCCAAGTCGTTTTGGGCAATCCCAGCCAGACCGGGTCAAGCTGAAACGGTAGCGTAATTCCCTCAGCCCCATTGAACAGAACAACCGGTTCAGAACCAGGTTGAGAAGGCTTCACCAAATTGATCAGCTTATCGCCGTTCAACAGCAACAGGCGCACAATCTCGCCAAACCCCAGCGTGGCGATTGCCAGATACACCCCCTGCAAGCGCAGAACCGGCAACCCTAGCAACAGAGCTACCAGGACTGCAATGCTAATCGAGAGACCGAAGGCTGCTCCCAAAGGAAGCGTTGTACCAGTCAACAACAGCACGGTGACGTAGGCACCAATCGCCATAAACCCTGCATTTGCCAGGGAGAGCAAGCCCGTGAACAGGGTTAGATAGATGCTCAAAGCCAGCATCATGTTGATCAAGATGGCATCGAAGACTGGGACCGTTAGCCAGCTCAACATAGCGGATGCGCAACAACTGGTGAAACACAGAACAAAGCTTACAGGTCAACGGTTCTCTCTACGCTCGGAGACTGTATCGACCAAGGATTAAATTTGCTTGCCGACCTTGGTCTCTGTGCGACAATGGCGAGCACGGATCAGCCCCAGCAGGCCATTGTGGCAGACCTATGGAAATTTTGTCGGTTAGCCTCAAAAATTTTAAGTCCCATACTGAGCGACAGTTCAAATTTGAACCGGGCATCAATGCGATCAGTGGCGAAAATGGGGCAGGCAAAACCAGCATTTTAGAAGCAATTGCCTGGGTTCTCTTCGACCATACTCCCTACAAAATCGAGGAGATGGTCCGTAATGGCGCCAATAGTGGTCAGGCAATTGTCACCTTTATTTCCAAGCGCGATGGCCGCACTTATGAAGTCCACCGTTGCACGAGTCAGGGCTACAAGATTCTCGACCCCCAACTCAAAGTTCGGTTAGAGCATGAGCGCAAAGTTGATGTGCTCAGATGGCTGAATGAACATTTAGCGGTACCGGCGGGTACGAAGCTGGATGAACTGTTCGCCAATACGATCGGTGTGCCTCAAGGAACACTTACAGCCGACTTTCTCAAAACTGCTGAGCCCCGCAAAAAAGTTTTTGATTCAATTCTCAAAGTCGAAGAATACAAAGAGGTTTATACCAAGCTCAAACCACTCGAAGATTACGCCAAAGCTCAGGTTGAAGAAGTAGAGCGGCAAATCCAGGGGCAAGAGGAGCAGTTGGCCCAATGGGAACCCTTGCAAACGGAACAGCAAGCCAGCCTGGCCGAATTGACCAAACTTCAGACGGAGCTAGCTCAAGCTCTGCAAGCCCTTGAGCGCCTGCAAGCGGAAAAAGCCACTTTAGAGGCTACCGAGCAAACCCTACAAGCCCTGCGCGAACAGGCTCAAGCCCTCAAAGGCCAACAAACGGCTCAAGACCAACTCTGCATGCGTTTACGGCAGGATGTGCAGACAGCAACTCAAGCCGCTCAAGTTTGTGAACAAAATCAGCCTAGTTATCAAGCTTATCTAGCAGCAGAAAAGGTCCTCCAACAGCTAGAACAGGCCCGCAACCAGCGCCAAACCTTACTGGAGCAACGCAATCAGCAGCAGGCTCACATCACGAACCAGCAACGCACCCTCGACCGTTTACAGGCTCAACTCGAACAACTAGCGAAATACGCCCGTGAACGGCAAGATCTGTTGCCGGCAGTGCAGCAACAGGTCGGGTTAGAAACGGCCCAGCAACAATTGAGCGAACAACTGCGCCACTGTCAGACGTTGCGCCTAGAGCTGCAAGCCCAAGCCAAACGAACTTCCCAGTTAGCAACACGGCGGCAAGAGATCGAAACTCGCAGGCAAAAACTCGAAGCGTTGCGCGCCAGCGTTGAAAAGATTCCGGTGCTAGAGCAACACCAGCAGCGTCTGCAACAGAAGCTCAGCCGTGTAGAAGCGGCTAAAGAGTTTGAGGCTGATTTGCGTCAAATCGCAGACACAGGCTGGGAGAAAATTCAGACCCAACAGCCTCAGTGGCAACAGGCTTGCCAGCGTCTGGCACATTCCGATTGCAGCCCAATTCTGCCAGTATTTGAGGCAGCCACAAGTTTGAGTGCAGAAGTGCTCAACGAGCTAGAAGGCATTTTGGATGACCTGGCAACCCAAACAACGCCTGGGGTTCTCCAGCAACAACTGAATGACTTAGCAAGCCAACTGAAACAGGCTCGCACGGCTCAAGCCCAATGGCTTGGCATGGAAAGCCTAGAAGCAGAGCTTGAGCAGTTGGACACGGAGCAACAGGAATTACAGCACACAATCGAGACACTCAAGGCCAAACTGGCCGTCGAGCCCGAGCTTCAGCAACAGGCAACCGCTTTGGCAACCCAACTGCGCGATTTGCAGGACCCGCGTAGTCGCGTGCAACTCTTAAATCAAGAACTCCAACAACAGGCCAGCCGGGAACAAGAGATCGCAGCCCTTCAACTAAAACTTCAACCGCTCCACAATCAACTCGCGCAACTTGATACCCAACTGGCAACCTTTGGCGATTTAGAAGCTCAAGTCTTGACCCACCAGCAGATTCGAGACCAGTCCCGGGCCGGTTACCAAACGGTGCTTGAGCAACAGACCTGGGCACGTAGCTTACCTTCTAAACAACAGGAACTGCAAGCTGCAAGTCAACTCTTGGCCCAGGTGCAGCAGGAATACGACCAGATCGTCGAGCAGGGTAAGGCTTTGCGGGCAACTCACAATCCTGAGCGTCTGCAAGAGGTCAAAGCCGCTTACGATACCGCCAACGAGCAACAGATCCGTCTGTCAGAGAAGATTCCCAGGCAGCAGCAACGGTTAGCTGAGCTGGAAGCTAGCTTAGCCATGCTCCAAAGCCTGCGCCTTGAGCGCGATCAGGCTGTACTGCGCTTGAAAGAGCGCAAGCGTCTCAGCCGGTTCATTGCTTTTGTGCGCAAGGTCTACCGTGCGGCGGGACCTCGCATCACCGAGCGCTATCTCCAAGCCATCTCTCACGAAGCCGATCGGTTGTTCCGAGATTTGCTCAACCGCCAAGATGTCGCCCTGCAATGGACCCGTGACTATGACGTTGTGGTTCAGGAAGGGGCTCACAGCCGCCGTTTTATCAATCTTTCCGGTGGTGAGCAAATGTGTGCAGCCCTAGCTGTACGCTTAGCCCTGCTCAAGGTTCTAGCAGATATTGATGTGGCGTTCTTTGACGAGCCCACCACTAACATGGACACCCAACGCCGCGAACGGTTAGCAGAGGCGATTATGGGGATTCGCAACTTTCGTCAGCTATTTGTGATTAGCCATGACGACACTTTTGAAAAGGTTACCGAGAACGTGATTTTAGTGGAACGGGAGCGTTAAAACGCTGATTTTGCCCAAGTTCTGCTCGCAATTTTATTTTTAAGTTTTAGTTACAAATTTAAGCCATTTACAGTACCAAAGCTTTACGGTCCGTTCGCTGTGACTATGAATAACTCAATACAGCCGTAGAATAGTTTAGCTGGCTGGGGTTTAGCTGGCTCAACTTGGTGCATCTCAGCTGACCTGGATCGGAAGCGCGACTTGGAATAGATAACCTCATCAGCAAGGGCCATCATGCTAGGCAAGATACTGGACGGGCGCTATGAAGTTGTCCGAGTCCTGGGTATGGGAGGATTCAGCCAGACTTATATCGCTCGCGACATGCGTCGCCCTGGGCAGCCAACCTGTGTGGTCAAGCACCTTAAACCTGTTCTGGGTAATCCTAGCCAGCTGCAGGCCGCCAAACGGCGATTCATCAGTGAGGCTGAAACTTTAGAAAAACTAGGTTATCACAACCAGATTCCTCGGCTCCTAGCTCATTTTGAGCAAGATCAAGAATTTTATTTGGTTCAAGAGTTCATTGAGGGCCATCCGCTCGGTGCTGAGTTACGAGCTGGTGAGCGCTGGAGTGAACGGCAAGTTGTACAGCTTCTACACGAGATTTTGAGCATTCTAGAGTTTGTACATAGCTATAAGGTCATCCATCGGGACATCAAACCAAGCAATATTATTAGACGCCAGCAAGATAAACACTTAGTTCTAATTGATTTTGGCGCAGTCAAGCAGTTAAGGGCTCAACCTCTCACAGGGCAAGAATTACCGAGCGCCACGATTGCCATTGGTACCTTAGGCTACATGCCGACTGAGCAAGGACAGGGCAAGCCACGTCCCAGTAGTGACCTCTATGCTTTAGGTGTCATTGCAATTCAAGCACTAACCGGTTTGGCCCCCAGCCAATTTCAAGAAGATGCCGAAACAGGAGAGCTTGTCTGGGAGCCGCACGCCCAGGTAAGCCCAGAGCTAGCTCATATTCTTAGTCGGATGGTGCGATACCATTTCAAAGAGCGTTATCCGTCAGCAACTGCAACCTTACAAGCCCTTCAACCTCTTATTAAGCTGCTGGGAGCAGAGCTGCTCTTGCCTAGCCTCGCTTTTCCTTCAAGACAACTAGAGACTTTAGCTGAACTCGCGCCTACCGGACAAGATGAACTGCGGAAACCGGTTACAGTCACTCAGGCCAAGCACTCAGCTCCGACGCAGACTACAATCCCAGTTGCTCCAGCACAGGCAATACAAGCATCTCAGGTCTATCCCCGTCATAAGCGGCTAGCTCTATTTCTGGGTTTAGGAACCGGTATTGCTACGGCTATTGGTATTAGCATTTACTATGCCGTGCAGCTTAAGCCTGAAATCAATGCCCAAGAGAATGCCATTAGCTCTCCAACCTCCACGGCTTCTCTCACAGCCCTCAAACCAAGCCAACAATTTTTGGGGCATAATGATGCGGTTTGGTCAGTGTTGATCACACCGGATGGCCAGAGCTTAATCAGCGGGGGCGAAGACCGTCAAATCAAGCTGTGGAACTTAAGTACTGGCCAGTTATTGCGCACCCTTAGCGGCCATACTAGCGCTATCAAATCTTTAGCACTCAGTCCCGATGGACAGACTTTAGTCAGTGGCAGTTATAAGAATATCAATCTCTGGGATTTAAAGACGGGTCAGCAATTAGCTAGCTTAGCAGAACACACTGACACTGTCTGGGCACTTGCGATTAGTTCTGACGGAAAAACTCTTGCTAGTGGTAGCGCAGATAGAAGTATTAAACTCTGGGATTTGCCCAGTGGCAAATTACGACGTAGCTGGTTCGGACACGCAGACTGGATTTTTGCCCTTGCTATCAGCCCCGATGGTAATACTTTAGCCAGTGGCAGTCGAGATAATACGATTAAGCTTTGGGACTTGCGTACAGGCCAGGCTCGACGGACCTTGTCGGGGCATTTAGGAACAATCCGCTGCTTAGCTATTAGTCCAAACGGGCAAGTTTTAGCCAGTAGCAGTTGGGATAAAACGATCAGGGTTTGGGACCTCAACACAGGGAAACCACTAAACACTTTGGCAGGTCACACTGGCCAAGTGGTCACAATTGCCATTAGTCCAGACGGCAAAACCTTAGCTAGCGGCAGTATTGACAACACGATTAAGCTTTGGGATTTGTCTACGGGAAAACTACTTCATACTCTCTCTGGCCATACTAATTGGGTGTTATCTGTCGCCTTTAGTCCTGATGGCAAACTACTCGCTAGTAGCAGTAAGGATAAAACCGTCCAGCTTTGGCCTCTGAATCAAGTTAATCTTAACTCGCCAGATACTGGAGAAAATGAGCCTAGGACTAACTAGAGCAAAAACTAGCTAACCAAGATTCAGATTCACTTAGTATAAGTTTGCCAAATTTAGCGGTACTGTCAAAGTAGGGCTTTCTTTATATAGCCATCTCTGTCTTTTGGCTGAAAGCTGCACTCGATAGGGCCAAGCATAGACAATGCCTTACTCTTGGTAGAGTCTTTCAATATAGCCAACACGGTACATTAACCTCGCTAAGGCATAGGAGAGAGTACCCGTGAGCGATATACCAAAACCAAAAGATGTCCAGCCCGGTAAAGGTGCTGCTGGTGATCAGTGGGCTGTGCAAATGGCCCAGACAACTGCAGTCAATCCAGTCGACGAGCGCATCCCTTCAGGCGTGGACGTCGAGCACAACGAAGAACAGGTTGAAGCAGCAGTCGAGAGCGAAGAAGATAGTGGTATCAAAACCACAGATGGCTACGTGATTGACGAGTCTGGCCGTTTGGACAACTACGCAGTTGAGCCACAGATGTATGTTGAAGAGCCTGGTGACCTAGGCGACGAGCACTAAACCTGGATAACAAACTCGTTTAGACCCATCCATTCAATCAAAAGAAACAACACAACAGATACAAGAAAGAGCGCCGACTAAGATTAGGTCGGCGCTCTTTTCAAGCTTTATTTTAAGCGAGGCTGCTTAGCAGCCTCGCCAAACTTTGCTTTAGGTGGAGGGCAATAGCTGGCGTTGGTCATCTGAACCCGCGATAGCCGGAGCTTCGCCAGGGGTGCAGACTACCTTGCCTTCCTCATCTACATCCACTAGGACACTAGCTCCTTCGCGGACACGACCAGAAAGGATCTCCTCCGCCAAGCTGTCCTCTAGCAGGCGCATGATGGCGCGCCGTAAAGGACGAGCACCATAGCTGGGGTTGTAGCCCTCTTCAACCAAGCGATCCTTAAAGCGCTCAGTTACAGCCAGGTTAATGTTCTGCTCTTTGAGGCGATTGACGACTTCCTTCAACAGGATATCGGCAATTTCCTTGACTTCGATCTTGCTGAGCTGGCGGAAGACAATGATCTCATCCAAGCGGTTTAGGAACTCAGGACGGAAGTACTGCTTGAGTTCTTCGTTCACTAGAGACCGGATCCGTGTGTACTGAGAGTCTTCTTGGCTTTCAGCGAAGTCGAAGCCGAGACCGCCGCCGCCCTTCTCGATCACCTTCGAACCAATGTTCGAGGTCATGATCAGCAACGTGTTCTTGAAGTCAACCGTGCGACCCTTGGCGTCGGTCAGACGACCGTCTTCCAAGATCTGCAAGAGCATGTTGAAGACGTCAGGGTGCGCTTTTTCAATTTCGTCAAACAGCACTACTGTGTAGGGCCGACGACGCACGGCCTCAGTTAGCTGGCCGCCCTCGTTATAACCGACATAGCCAGGAGGCGAACCAATTAACTTAGAAACCGTGTGCCGCTCCATGAACTCCGACATATCCAGTCGGATCATGGCATCCTCAGAACCGAAGAAGTAGGCAGCCAATGACTTCGCCAACTCGGTCTTACCTACACCCGTAGGACCAGAGAAGATAAAGCTAGCGATTGGGCGGTTGGGGTTCTTGAGACCGACTCTAGCCCGACGAA
Proteins encoded in this region:
- a CDS encoding ABC transporter ATP-binding protein translates to MSGLSAIGSVNLLSVKQITRRFGGLLALNEVSFEVGVGQIAGLIGPNGAGKTTLLNIIGGQLAASSGAVALAGQSLNHCAPHQVAALGVGRTFQNIRLFEELSVLENVVLGRHLHQREGLSWLLPGRSQIERQSRAQAQALLEQLGMADLADSEAGALAYGEQRRVEIARALALEPRLLLLDEPAAGMNAAETAQLAHFLQKLRASGLTLLVIEHDMDLIMRISDQVVVLNFGQVIADGPPDVVRADPAVVTAYLGDENGLSE
- a CDS encoding branched-chain amino acid ABC transporter permease, with the protein product MLSWLTVPVFDAILINMMLALSIYLTLFTGLLSLANAGFMAIGAYVTVLLLTGTTLPLGAAFGLSISIAVLVALLLGLPVLRLQGVYLAIATLGFGEIVRLLLLNGDKLINLVKPSQPGSEPVVLFNGAEGITLPFQLDPVWLGLPKTTWELLAYLCVLLYFFMRLQRSQLGRILASIRQDEAAAAALGIAVVRYKLLAFVLGAAIAAGAGALSVPVVRVIEPANYSFSQAVNILAWAVLGGTTHWAGPLVGAGLLTSLPELLRFLKEQRDVVNGLILMLAIIYLPRGLADPRFWQQLWRLPKKREQHP
- a CDS encoding AAA family ATPase, producing MEILSVSLKNFKSHTERQFKFEPGINAISGENGAGKTSILEAIAWVLFDHTPYKIEEMVRNGANSGQAIVTFISKRDGRTYEVHRCTSQGYKILDPQLKVRLEHERKVDVLRWLNEHLAVPAGTKLDELFANTIGVPQGTLTADFLKTAEPRKKVFDSILKVEEYKEVYTKLKPLEDYAKAQVEEVERQIQGQEEQLAQWEPLQTEQQASLAELTKLQTELAQALQALERLQAEKATLEATEQTLQALREQAQALKGQQTAQDQLCMRLRQDVQTATQAAQVCEQNQPSYQAYLAAEKVLQQLEQARNQRQTLLEQRNQQQAHITNQQRTLDRLQAQLEQLAKYARERQDLLPAVQQQVGLETAQQQLSEQLRHCQTLRLELQAQAKRTSQLATRRQEIETRRQKLEALRASVEKIPVLEQHQQRLQQKLSRVEAAKEFEADLRQIADTGWEKIQTQQPQWQQACQRLAHSDCSPILPVFEAATSLSAEVLNELEGILDDLATQTTPGVLQQQLNDLASQLKQARTAQAQWLGMESLEAELEQLDTEQQELQHTIETLKAKLAVEPELQQQATALATQLRDLQDPRSRVQLLNQELQQQASREQEIAALQLKLQPLHNQLAQLDTQLATFGDLEAQVLTHQQIRDQSRAGYQTVLEQQTWARSLPSKQQELQAASQLLAQVQQEYDQIVEQGKALRATHNPERLQEVKAAYDTANEQQIRLSEKIPRQQQRLAELEASLAMLQSLRLERDQAVLRLKERKRLSRFIAFVRKVYRAAGPRITERYLQAISHEADRLFRDLLNRQDVALQWTRDYDVVVQEGAHSRRFINLSGGEQMCAALAVRLALLKVLADIDVAFFDEPTTNMDTQRRERLAEAIMGIRNFRQLFVISHDDTFEKVTENVILVERER
- a CDS encoding serine/threonine-protein kinase: MLGKILDGRYEVVRVLGMGGFSQTYIARDMRRPGQPTCVVKHLKPVLGNPSQLQAAKRRFISEAETLEKLGYHNQIPRLLAHFEQDQEFYLVQEFIEGHPLGAELRAGERWSERQVVQLLHEILSILEFVHSYKVIHRDIKPSNIIRRQQDKHLVLIDFGAVKQLRAQPLTGQELPSATIAIGTLGYMPTEQGQGKPRPSSDLYALGVIAIQALTGLAPSQFQEDAETGELVWEPHAQVSPELAHILSRMVRYHFKERYPSATATLQALQPLIKLLGAELLLPSLAFPSRQLETLAELAPTGQDELRKPVTVTQAKHSAPTQTTIPVAPAQAIQASQVYPRHKRLALFLGLGTGIATAIGISIYYAVQLKPEINAQENAISSPTSTASLTALKPSQQFLGHNDAVWSVLITPDGQSLISGGEDRQIKLWNLSTGQLLRTLSGHTSAIKSLALSPDGQTLVSGSYKNINLWDLKTGQQLASLAEHTDTVWALAISSDGKTLASGSADRSIKLWDLPSGKLRRSWFGHADWIFALAISPDGNTLASGSRDNTIKLWDLRTGQARRTLSGHLGTIRCLAISPNGQVLASSSWDKTIRVWDLNTGKPLNTLAGHTGQVVTIAISPDGKTLASGSIDNTIKLWDLSTGKLLHTLSGHTNWVLSVAFSPDGKLLASSSKDKTVQLWPLNQVNLNSPDTGENEPRTN